The proteins below come from a single Patescibacteria group bacterium genomic window:
- a CDS encoding glycosyltransferase family 2 protein translates to MPKKLFIIIVTWNGQKFIQDCLNSVYQQTESGFGVIVVDNKSEDRTREIIKENFKDVILIENDNNQGFAKGNNIGINKALSLGADYVVLLNQDTEVSDNFVKSGVQYLEDNVNVGLASPIIQYPDSDKVWFAGSKLFRGKDILSHPTTKVGEHINKKSALEKIDKNITADWLPACALFIKKDVFQKIGLIDESFFMYGEDLDFSLRALRAGYQLGVVSNMTIVHKEQLNSKISINLGLFKKILYKARARCKIVQRYYSISEKCYYIIKLIYTPFFQLAYAVRKIIS, encoded by the coding sequence ATGCCTAAAAAGCTGTTTATTATAATTGTTACATGGAATGGTCAAAAGTTCATTCAAGATTGTTTGAATTCAGTGTATCAACAAACTGAATCAGGATTTGGTGTGATAGTGGTAGATAATAAATCAGAAGACCGGACCAGGGAGATAATCAAAGAAAACTTTAAAGACGTTATCCTGATAGAAAATGATAATAATCAGGGTTTTGCGAAAGGCAATAATATCGGGATTAACAAGGCATTATCGCTTGGTGCTGATTATGTGGTGCTACTGAACCAGGACACCGAAGTATCAGATAACTTTGTAAAAAGCGGGGTGCAGTATTTAGAAGATAATGTTAACGTCGGCCTGGCATCGCCGATCATTCAGTATCCGGACAGCGATAAAGTATGGTTTGCCGGTTCAAAGCTGTTTCGTGGAAAGGATATTTTAAGTCACCCGACAACGAAGGTAGGGGAGCACATCAATAAAAAATCCGCGCTTGAGAAAATTGATAAAAATATCACTGCTGATTGGCTCCCGGCCTGTGCGCTGTTTATCAAGAAAGATGTCTTTCAGAAAATCGGTCTGATTGATGAATCATTTTTTATGTACGGTGAGGATTTGGATTTCAGCCTGCGCGCTTTGCGGGCGGGTTATCAACTCGGTGTTGTTAGTAATATGACGATTGTTCATAAAGAACAATTGAACTCTAAAATAAGTATTAACTTAGGATTATTTAAAAAAATATTGTACAAAGCAAGGGCGCGGTGCAAAATCGTTCAGCGGTATTACAGCATCAGCGAAAAATGTTATTATATAATCAAATTGATATATACGCCTTTTTTTCAGTTAGCCTATGCAGTTAGAAAAATCATTTCTTAG
- a CDS encoding class I SAM-dependent methyltransferase — protein sequence MNNQKESYEKTEEYYNKYGSWYDDERISGYYEMINKKEVEIVEKYGKDKNVLEIGCGTGIILNEVNKFAHIANGIDLSPGMLERAKEKGLQVQVANAKSIPFNDKTFDVVYSFKVLAHIPEIKETIKEAVRIVKDDGTLILEFYNPYSMKKLTNLIYNVVKKRDVYIRYDSLNKIKSYLPEGWEIVDYCGIKVLAMGQKLSTNPISMSLEKMMAGSFMKRFGGYMVVVIKKKNA from the coding sequence ATGAACAATCAAAAAGAAAGTTACGAAAAGACAGAGGAATATTACAACAAATACGGTAGTTGGTATGACGATGAGCGCATTAGCGGGTATTATGAAATGATCAACAAAAAAGAGGTGGAGATCGTGGAAAAATACGGCAAGGATAAAAATGTACTGGAAATCGGGTGCGGTACCGGAATTATTTTAAATGAGGTAAATAAATTCGCGCATATCGCAAATGGAATTGATTTGTCACCCGGAATGTTGGAAAGGGCAAAGGAGAAGGGTTTGCAGGTACAAGTGGCAAATGCCAAATCCATTCCGTTCAATGACAAAACTTTTGATGTTGTTTATTCTTTTAAAGTACTGGCGCATATACCGGAAATAAAGGAAACAATCAAAGAGGCGGTCAGGATTGTCAAAGATGACGGAACACTCATTTTGGAATTCTATAACCCTTACAGCATGAAAAAACTGACGAATCTGATTTACAATGTGGTGAAAAAAAGGGATGTCTATATCCGTTACGACAGCCTCAACAAAATAAAGTCTTATCTGCCGGAAGGATGGGAGATTGTGGATTATTGCGGAATAAAAGTTTTGGCGATGGGGCAGAAATTGTCTACCAACCCTATTTCCATGTCTTTGGAAAAAATGATGGCTGGTTCATTTATGAAGCGCTTCGGCGGATATATGGTCGTAGTAATAAAGAAAAAGAATGCCTAA
- a CDS encoding glycosyltransferase family 4 protein, with amino-acid sequence MARKKVAIIIKYFYPIKRPSGISSFVYQLAKNLANEVDLTVVSYNKEEDDRTSYNHDGYQIIKVSGLFPVQSARKINKLNPDTVIIFSGIFEPLKTVLYFGLISALIKTKNQVFCQATNYNRENLPAIFGMFLKRFKSVIATNEHLFNQYKKIGKDSIIIPPAVSIADIESLTQVKINKPKDLRIGFVGHFYNIKGPDRLLNTFLKINPSNADIIFSGGDGPEKSAIEQTAKKDARVSIIGWQENLMPYIASCDLLVLPYRDSYSVLGVSQAALEAMALSIPVIGTNTPSLAFLIRDGYNGYIIKDDEDLKQKLEYLLNNPEKRLELGRNARDTIEKEFEINKITKAYLNII; translated from the coding sequence GTGGCAAGAAAAAAAGTAGCTATTATTATTAAGTATTTTTACCCGATCAAAAGACCTTCGGGTATTTCTAGTTTTGTTTACCAATTGGCAAAAAATCTGGCAAATGAGGTTGATCTGACGGTAGTATCCTACAACAAAGAAGAAGATGACAGGACATCTTATAATCATGACGGTTATCAGATAATAAAAGTTAGCGGATTATTCCCGGTGCAGTCAGCCAGAAAAATAAACAAATTGAATCCGGATACGGTAATTATTTTTAGCGGAATATTTGAACCCCTGAAAACAGTACTGTATTTTGGTTTAATCTCCGCATTGATCAAAACAAAGAATCAAGTCTTTTGCCAGGCAACAAACTATAATAGAGAGAATTTGCCTGCAATATTCGGTATGTTCCTTAAGCGATTCAAATCTGTCATCGCGACCAATGAACATTTATTCAATCAGTATAAAAAAATCGGCAAGGATTCGATTATAATTCCACCGGCTGTAAGCATTGCTGATATCGAAAGCTTAACTCAAGTAAAGATTAATAAACCAAAAGATTTAAGAATTGGCTTTGTAGGACATTTTTATAATATCAAAGGGCCAGACCGATTGCTGAATACATTTTTGAAAATCAATCCCAGCAATGCTGATATAATATTTTCCGGCGGCGACGGACCGGAGAAATCGGCAATCGAGCAAACGGCAAAAAAAGATGCAAGAGTATCGATTATTGGTTGGCAGGAGAACCTGATGCCGTATATTGCTTCCTGTGATCTTCTGGTATTGCCATATCGTGATTCATATTCGGTTCTGGGTGTTTCACAAGCGGCACTGGAGGCAATGGCGCTTTCCATACCGGTAATTGGCACCAATACGCCGTCTTTGGCGTTTTTAATTCGGGACGGGTATAATGGCTATATTATAAAAGATGATGAGGATCTGAAACAAAAACTGGAATACCTACTTAACAATCCGGAAAAAAGATTAGAGCTTGGCCGGAATGCCCGCGATACAATAGAAAAAGAATTTGAAATTAATAAAATTACTAAAGCATATCTGAATATTATATGA
- a CDS encoding glycosyltransferase family 4 protein, translating to MKILFITRKYPPKVGGMENYSYGLISNIDCHKHIIALKHSQYHLIWFLPYAFLKSLVMFWHVDIIYLCDSLLAPLGYLLKVITRKPVFVTAHGLDVTYNRFCYQKMVTPFLKKMDRVYAVSQNTVEECVKRGVKRKKCIFIPNGVAQPEPGTKYQKKDLERFLDLSLENKKVLLSLGRLIPRKGVEWFIEEVVEKLPSNIIYVVVGEGENREVIEHSVHDQGLGNRVFIVGRVKDIEREMLFQTADVFVMPNIRVEGDVEGFGIVAIEAAIQGLPVVASNIEGINDAIIEGHNGFLVESGNAQAFEDKIRYILDQEDIKSLSEQVSDYTKQNYSWQHVSNLYLQEFEQWEKNKRISKN from the coding sequence ATGAAGATACTGTTTATCACCAGAAAATATCCGCCGAAAGTCGGTGGCATGGAGAATTACAGCTACGGCCTGATCAGTAATATAGATTGTCATAAACATATTATTGCTTTAAAACATTCGCAGTATCATCTGATCTGGTTTTTGCCGTACGCATTTCTAAAAAGCCTGGTAATGTTTTGGCATGTTGATATTATTTATTTGTGTGATTCTCTGCTCGCACCGCTGGGATATCTATTAAAAGTAATAACGCGGAAACCGGTTTTTGTAACTGCGCATGGACTTGATGTAACCTATAATAGATTCTGTTATCAGAAAATGGTCACCCCGTTTTTAAAAAAAATGGACAGGGTTTATGCGGTGAGCCAGAACACAGTTGAAGAATGTGTGAAAAGGGGAGTAAAGAGAAAAAAATGCATCTTTATTCCAAATGGCGTTGCCCAGCCGGAACCGGGTACAAAATATCAGAAAAAAGACCTGGAAAGGTTTCTGGATTTATCGCTTGAAAACAAAAAAGTCTTATTGTCTCTGGGAAGATTGATTCCGAGGAAAGGTGTGGAATGGTTTATCGAAGAGGTTGTTGAAAAATTACCTTCCAATATCATATATGTGGTAGTCGGAGAGGGTGAAAACAGAGAAGTGATAGAACATTCCGTTCACGACCAGGGATTAGGGAATAGAGTCTTTATCGTCGGCAGAGTCAAGGATATAGAGAGGGAAATGTTGTTTCAGACTGCCGATGTTTTCGTGATGCCGAACATCCGCGTGGAAGGTGACGTGGAGGGTTTTGGGATTGTGGCGATTGAGGCGGCTATCCAGGGTTTGCCGGTTGTGGCGTCAAATATAGAGGGGATCAACGATGCGATTATTGAAGGTCATAATGGTTTTTTGGTGGAGTCGGGGAATGCTCAGGCTTTTGAGGATAAAATAAGGTATATTTTGGACCAGGAAGATATAAAATCATTATCGGAACAAGTTTCAGATTATACAAAACAGAATTACAGCTGGCAACATGTCAGCAATTTGTACCTGCAGGAATTTGAGCAATGGGAGAAGAATAAAAGAATCAGTAAAAATTGA
- a CDS encoding glycosyltransferase family 2 protein, with amino-acid sequence MRLIVTIPAFNEEENIVEVIKEIPRTIQGISEVKVLVLDDGSTDRTVERAKSAGADYVLSHKKNKGLAATFQDAMAAALENGADVIVNTDGDNHYNQSRIPDLIRPIVDQQADIVIGDREIRKLEYMPAANKYLNLIGSFCVSRLIGIKKTIDVSSGFRAYTREAAMRISILSKHTYTHETLIQAVDHNLIVTSVLIKARKVTRKSRLIKNIPKHLARSIFVILRVFTVYKPLRVLSFMGFVVFIPGLFLVLRFLYFYFFTVRGGEGHIQSLIIAAILILLGFQIFVLGLIASAIGWNRKTLEEILYRNKKNTLQK; translated from the coding sequence ATGCGGTTAATTGTCACAATTCCTGCTTTCAACGAAGAGGAAAACATAGTGGAAGTTATCAAAGAGATACCACGCACGATTCAGGGAATATCTGAAGTAAAAGTTTTAGTATTGGACGACGGCTCAACAGACAGAACGGTAGAAAGAGCTAAAAGTGCCGGCGCAGATTACGTATTATCTCATAAAAAAAACAAAGGCCTGGCAGCAACATTCCAGGATGCGATGGCAGCTGCTTTAGAAAACGGAGCGGATGTGATTGTGAATACCGACGGTGATAATCATTATAACCAGTCCCGGATTCCGGACCTGATCCGTCCGATAGTGGATCAGCAAGCGGATATTGTGATTGGTGACAGGGAGATCAGAAAATTAGAATATATGCCGGCTGCCAATAAGTATCTCAATCTGATCGGTAGTTTCTGTGTTTCCCGTCTGATCGGAATAAAAAAGACGATTGATGTCTCCTCCGGTTTTCGTGCTTATACCAGGGAAGCGGCAATGAGAATATCGATTCTCTCTAAACATACCTATACTCACGAAACATTGATTCAGGCGGTAGATCATAATCTAATCGTGACGTCTGTTTTAATCAAAGCACGAAAGGTTACAAGAAAATCCAGGCTGATTAAAAATATTCCTAAACACCTAGCCCGTTCAATATTTGTTATACTGAGGGTTTTCACGGTGTATAAACCACTGAGAGTCCTGTCGTTCATGGGGTTCGTTGTGTTCATCCCCGGCTTGTTTTTGGTATTGAGATTCCTTTATTTTTACTTTTTTACAGTTAGAGGCGGAGAAGGGCATATCCAGTCCTTAATTATCGCCGCTATTCTGATTTTGCTTGGCTTCCAGATTTTTGTTCTGGGTTTAATAGCGTCGGCAATCGGTTGGAACCGGAAAACACTTGAGGAAATTTTATACAGGAACAAAAAAAACACCCTTCAAAAATGA
- a CDS encoding UDP-glucose/GDP-mannose dehydrogenase family protein, which translates to MKLSVIGIGYVGLVTATCFAELGNTVTCVDIDKKRIENLKKGIIPIYEPGLSELVKKNIKQKRIIFTTSTKLAVLNSTVIFIAVGTPSDKDGQADLKYVKQVAKEISIHMKDYRVVVNKSTVPVGTGDIVTRIIQKKYKGKFSVVSNPEFLREGSAVYDSMNPDRIVIGNGDAKAHKIMEELYRPFKAPIVFTDVKSAELIKYASNSMLATQISFINSLANICEKVGADVDFVAEGMKLDKRIGRHSFLSAGGGYGGSCFPKDVKALIKASDKYGYNFTILKAVESVNEAQKRHVITKTKKLIGSLRGKTIGVWGLAFKPQTDDMREAISIVVIEKLLADGAKVKAFDPVAQDEARNIFKDKIKYCKDVWETAQDVDVLIILTEWPEFKEIDLLKLKKIMDKPYIMDARNIFSLDEMEEKGFHYLSIGR; encoded by the coding sequence ATGAAACTATCGGTAATTGGCATCGGGTACGTCGGGCTTGTTACTGCAACCTGTTTTGCAGAATTAGGAAATACTGTGACCTGCGTTGATATTGATAAAAAAAGAATTGAGAATCTTAAAAAAGGCATTATTCCTATCTATGAACCGGGTCTTTCGGAACTGGTAAAGAAAAATATCAAGCAAAAAAGAATAATTTTTACGACCAGCACTAAATTGGCGGTATTGAACAGTACAGTTATATTTATTGCCGTGGGAACACCTTCCGATAAAGACGGTCAGGCTGATTTGAAGTATGTAAAGCAGGTAGCAAAAGAAATTTCCATACATATGAAAGATTATCGAGTGGTGGTAAATAAAAGCACAGTGCCGGTCGGAACAGGGGATATTGTCACCAGAATTATACAAAAAAAATACAAAGGCAAGTTCAGTGTTGTTTCAAATCCTGAATTCCTGCGTGAAGGCTCAGCGGTATATGACAGTATGAATCCGGACAGGATAGTAATCGGCAACGGTGACGCCAAGGCGCACAAAATAATGGAAGAATTATACCGGCCATTTAAGGCACCGATCGTATTTACAGACGTAAAAAGCGCTGAACTGATAAAATATGCGTCCAACTCCATGTTGGCCACGCAAATCTCATTCATCAACAGCTTGGCGAATATCTGTGAAAAAGTGGGAGCGGATGTTGATTTTGTGGCGGAAGGAATGAAACTGGACAAAAGAATTGGCAGACATTCCTTTTTATCAGCTGGGGGAGGATATGGCGGAAGTTGTTTCCCGAAAGATGTGAAGGCCTTGATTAAGGCATCCGATAAATACGGCTATAATTTCACTATACTGAAAGCGGTAGAATCAGTAAATGAAGCACAGAAAAGGCACGTGATTACAAAGACAAAAAAACTGATCGGCAGTCTCCGCGGAAAAACAATCGGTGTATGGGGACTGGCATTTAAACCACAAACGGATGATATGCGGGAGGCAATTTCAATTGTAGTGATTGAAAAACTTCTCGCAGACGGAGCGAAAGTAAAAGCTTTTGATCCCGTGGCGCAAGATGAGGCACGCAACATATTTAAAGATAAAATTAAATACTGCAAAGATGTCTGGGAAACAGCACAGGATGTAGATGTGCTGATAATTCTGACCGAATGGCCGGAATTCAAAGAAATTGATCTATTAAAGTTGAAAAAAATAATGGACAAACCCTATATTATGGATGCCAGAAATATATTTTCACTGGATGAAATGGAAGAAAAAGGATTTCATTATCTAAGTATTGGCAGATAA
- a CDS encoding UDP-glucuronic acid decarboxylase family protein codes for MRILVTGGAGFIGSHLCESLVNSGNEVICVDNYFTGQKKNIRDLLDNNNFELIRHDITFPLFLEVDQIYNLACPASPIHYQRNPIKTIKVSTVGVVNMLGMARRCDARILQASTSEVYGDPKEHPQKEEYWGNVNPIGPRSCYDEGKRVSESLMYAYKFQNKADIRIVRIFNTYGPKMAFNDGRVVSNFILQALKGEDITIYGKGDQTRSFCFVSDMVRGIISMMNSENFGGPVNLGNPVESTIIDLAKKIIDLSGSKSKIIFKDLPQDDPVRRKPDISLAQKKLNWSPEIGIDDGLMKTIQWFKNELAIH; via the coding sequence TTTGGTAACAGGCGGAGCGGGGTTTATTGGCTCGCATTTATGTGAGAGTCTGGTTAATAGCGGTAATGAAGTTATCTGTGTGGATAATTATTTTACCGGACAGAAAAAAAATATTCGAGACCTGCTCGATAATAATAATTTTGAATTAATCAGGCATGATATAACTTTCCCATTATTTTTGGAGGTTGATCAGATCTATAATTTAGCTTGTCCGGCATCGCCGATTCATTACCAGAGAAATCCGATCAAAACAATCAAAGTTTCAACGGTGGGGGTGGTAAATATGCTTGGAATGGCCAGAAGGTGTGATGCGCGTATTTTGCAGGCATCTACATCCGAAGTTTACGGTGATCCGAAAGAACATCCGCAAAAAGAAGAATACTGGGGGAACGTCAATCCGATCGGACCCCGAAGCTGTTATGACGAGGGTAAAAGAGTTTCCGAGTCGCTGATGTATGCATATAAGTTTCAAAATAAGGCAGATATCCGTATTGTCAGGATATTCAATACATACGGTCCAAAGATGGCGTTCAATGACGGGAGAGTGGTTTCCAATTTTATCCTTCAGGCACTCAAAGGAGAGGATATAACAATTTACGGCAAGGGAGATCAGACCAGAAGTTTCTGTTTTGTTTCGGATATGGTGAGAGGAATAATTTCAATGATGAACTCAGAAAATTTTGGCGGTCCGGTGAATCTTGGTAATCCGGTTGAATCAACCATTATTGATCTGGCGAAAAAAATAATTGATCTGTCAGGTTCGAAATCTAAAATTATATTTAAAGATCTTCCACAGGATGATCCGGTAAGAAGGAAACCGGATATATCATTGGCGCAGAAAAAATTGAACTGGAGTCCGGAAATTGGAATTGATGACGGTTTGATGAAAACCATCCAATGGTTTAAGAACGAATTAGCTATCCATTAA